The genomic window CTCCGCGACGGCCTTCGGTTGTGGCGGTGCGCCAGTACTGGCAGGGGGGGATTGCATCGGCACCGGGACACTGTCCGTCAGGCTCTTCAGCTGATCGCGGAACAGCCAACCGCCCGCGCCACCGATCACCACCACGCCCAACACCCACGGCCAAACCGCCTTTCCACTCTGCATGATGCAGTCCCTCGTTTTTCACCTGCATGGAAAGGGTGTGACCCTGCCGATGGCAGCCGGTTCCCCGCGTGTTCCGCTGGCGTTCGGGTTCAGCCCGTGCACTCACGCCTGCTTTGCACCTGCTGCGCGAGGCTGTGGATCTCATCGTCTGGAGACCCAGCCATGCAGTACGCGCTGTATTACTGGACCGGCATCCAGGGCCGTGGCGAATTCGTGCGCCTGGCACTGGAAGATGCCGGCGCCGACTACATCGACATGGCGCGGGTGCACGGCGATGCGGTGATACAGCCGTTTCTCGATGGCAGCAGCGAAGGACCACGGCCCTTCGCGCCACCGTTCCTGAAGGCGGGCCGCCAGGTCATCGCGCAGGTCGCGGCCATCCTCGATTTCCTCGGCCCGACGCTGGACCTGGTGCCGCAGGCGGCCTCGCGGCGAATGCAGGCGCTGCAGCTGCAGCTGACCATCGCCGACCTGGTGGCCGAGGTGCACGACACCCATCACCCGATCGCCGCCTCGAAGTACTACGAGGATCAGAAGAGCGAAGCCAGCGCACGCGCCGCGTCACTGCGCAGCGAACGGCTGCCGAAGTACCTGGGTTACTTCGAGCAGGTGCTGGCAGCCAATGGCGGCCGCCATGCACTGCGCGAGCATTCCTACGTGGATCTGTCGCTGTTCCAGCTGCTGAGCGGGCTGGACTACATGTTCCCGCGCCGCATGCAGGCATTGGCGCCCACCCTGCCCCTGCTGCGCGCGGTGCAGGAGCGGGTGGCGAAACGACCGACCATCGCCGCCTACCTGGCTTCGAAGCGCCGGTTGCCGTTCAACACCCAGGGCATCTTCCGCCATTACCCGGAGCTGGATTCCGAACGGTAGCGCCGGGCCCTGCCCGGCATCCCGGGTCAATGATCGCTGCGATCAGCCGGCGGCTTCACCGGCTGTTTCTGCAACGACAGCAGCCCCAGCAGCACGGCCAGCGCCACATAGGCCCCCGCGAACTGCCAGCTGATGATCCGCGCCAGCCCTTGCAGATCCCACGGCAGGTAGATGCCACCGCGCGGGTCCACCGAATGGATCAGGCCGAACAGGGTCAGCAGCGCCGCCACCAGCAGGAAGCCGCAGGCGCGGCGCAGGCGGCCATCGACCATCGCGGCCACCGCCGAGATCCACAGCATCGAGGTGATGATGAAGCCGTTGCCGAGGGTGAAGATCACCGCCAGTTCCGGCAGGCCATGGCCATCGAGCCTGGTCAGCAGCTGCGGCAACTGGTCCGGTGCGATCCAGCCCGGCGCCTTGATCGCCAGCAGATAGGCCACCGATGGCAGGAACCCGAACACCATCGCACCGGCGTGCTGGCGCGGCGTGGCCTGGAAGGCCTGCGTGGTGATGTCGATGGCCACGTACACGATGATCGGTGCCAGCACGGCCAGGGGCAGCCACTGCACCAGACCGGAAATGATGCCCAGCATGCCGCCGATGCCGACGAACAGGCCGGTCAGCAGCGTATAGCCGCTGCGCGCGCCCATGTGCTTGTACGCCGGCTGGCCGATGTAGGGCGTGGTCTGCGCCACGCCGCCGCAGACACCGGCGACCAGCGTGGCCACCGCTTCCACCAGCAGGATGTCACGGGTGCGGTAATCATCACCGGCCGCACGTGCGCTCTCGGACACGTTGATGCCGCCCACCACCATCAACAGGCCGAACGGCAGCAGCAGCGGCAGGTAGGTCATCGCCGTGGGCAGGCCCTCGAGGAAGCCCAGCGTCGGCAGCGGCAGCACGATCTGTGGCGGTACCCAGGCCGGCACATGGAAGCCCGGTGCCCCCAGCCCGGCCAGGCCGAGGCCGTAATACAGCACGGTGCCGAACACGAAGGCCAGCAGCACGCCGGGGCCACGCACCGGCAGCCTGCCCTTGGCGATCAGCACGTACAGCAGCAGGCCCAGCGTGGTGAAGCCGACCAGCGGCGAACGCAGGGTCTCCAGCAGCGGCAGCAGCCCCATCAGCACCAAGGCGATGCCGGCGATGGAACCCAGCAGCGCGGCACGCGGCAGCGCGCGGGTGACCGCCTCGCCGAAGAACGACAGCACGAACTTGAGCAGGCCCATGATGACCAGCGCGGCCATGCCCAGCTGCCAGGTGGCGATGCCGGCGGCATGCGGGTCCATGCCCTGCTGCTTGAAGGCGATGAACGCCGGGCCGAGCACCAGCAGCGCCATGCCGATGCTGGTCGGTGCATCCAGGCCCAGCGGCATGGCGGTGACATCGTCGCGGCCGGTGCGCGCGGCCAGGCGGCGTGCCATCAGCGTGTAGAGCAGGTTGCCGACCAGCACGCCGAAGGCGGTACCGGGGAACATGCGGCCGAACACCACCTCGGCGGGAAACTGGAAAATCCCGACCAGGGCCATGGCGATGAAGCCGAGGATGGAGAGGTTGTCGACGACCAGGCCGAAGAAGCCATTGAAGTCGCCGGCGACGAACCAGCGGCGCGGCGCAGTGGAAGCGGGAACGGACATGGAAGGGGCGGTGGGGGGTGGGGACCGCCGATGGTAGGCCCAGCCGGCCCGGCGCGCCAATTCCGTCGTGGAATGATGGGTTCCAGCCAACGGCGGGGCCCCTCGTGACTGGGTTGGTCGCCGAAAGCGGGTTCATCGGAGGGGGCCGTGCGGGGTGGGCTGCGCAGGACACGCCGTAAACCCACCCCTGAAGTGCCCCCCGCAACCGGCCCCACCCCGCCATCGCTCAGGAAACCCGCTTCTGCTCTGGCTCCGCCTCGTAGCGGGTGCAGGGCGCAGCCCTGCCTCGACCAACCCCTTACTTCTTCAGGAAGTTGTCCACCAGCAGATGCTTCACGTCGTCGAAGCGGCCGTTCAACACCGCCTTGGCCGCATACAGCGCCGTCCCGGCCACCTGCTTGGCCTCGATCTGCGGCGGCATCACCAGCTCGGCACGGCTGGTGTGCACGTCCAGCAGCGCCGGACCGCGCTGGGCCAGGAAATCCTGCACGGCGTCCTCCAGATCCTCGCTGCGGGTGACGGTACGGCCGTGGAAGCCGATCACCTCGGCCAGGCGGCCGAAATCCGGGTTCTTCAGGTCGGTGTAGTTGTCCAGCAGGCCTTCCACCTTCTGCTCCAGCTCGACGAAGTTCAGCGAGCCGTTGTTGAACACCACCACCTTGATCGGCAGGTTCTCCTGCACCGCTGTCAGCAGGTCACCGAGCAGCATCGCCAGGCCACCGTCGCCGGACAGCGAGATCACCTGGCGCCCGGGGAACGCCTTCTGCAGGCCAAGCGCCTGTGGCATCGCATTGGCCATCGTGCCGTGCAGCAGGCTGGTCAGGGTGCGACGGCGGCCGTTCACCCGGACATGCCGCAGCACCCACACCATCGGCGAGCCGCCGTCGGCGGTGAACAGCGCGTCATCCGTTGCGTACTTCGACAGCAGCGCTGTCAGGTGCTGCGGATGGATCAGCTCGCCCTCACCCGGCTGTTCCTCCTGTTCGCGCTTCTTCAATGCCTTGTCGCGGCGCTCGATGCACTCGTCCAGGAAGCTGCTGTCCTCGCGCGGCGGCAGCATCGGCAGCAGGGCGTCCAGCGTCGGCGCGATGTCACCGACCACGCCCAGGTTCACCGGATGGCGACGACCCAGGTGGCTGCCATCGCGGTCGACCTGGATGATCGTCGCCTTGTCCGGATAGAACTGGCCCCAGGCGAAATCGGCGCCGAGCAGCAGCAGCGTGTCGCACTCCATCAGCGTATGGAAGCCGGATTCGATGCCGAAGATGCCGGTCATGCCCATGTTGTACGGGTTGTCGGGCTCGACGAAATCCTTCGCCCGCGAGGTGTGTGCCACCGGCGCCTGCAGTCGCCGCGCCAGTTCCAGCAGCTGCGCGTGCGCCCCCTGGCAGCCGGCGCCGGCATAGATGCCGACGCGCTTGCCCTGCCCCAGCAGCTCGGCGATCTGCTGCAGCTCGGCGTCGGACGGGCGCAGCACCGGCTGGGTGTAATGCACCGAGAACGGCACATCGTGCTTCACCTCGGCCTCGCTGATGTCGGCCGGCAGGATCACCACCGCCACGCCACGCCGGCTGATCGCGGCCTGGCAGGCCAGCGCCACCACGCGACGGGCCTGCGCGGGGCTGTGCACCTGCTCGCAGAACACGGTGCAGCAGCCATAGACCGCCTTGAAATCCACTTCCTGCGGGAACTCCATGCCCAGCTCGCTGGTCACCACCTGGCTGGCGATCAGCACCATCGGCGCGCGGTTGCGGTTGCTCTCGAAGATGCCGTTGATGAAGTGCAGGCCGCCGGGGCCGCAGGATCCGGCGCACGCCGTCAGTTCGCCACTCACCAGCGAGTCGGCGCCTGCCGCGAACGCGGCCACTTCTTCGTGGCGTACGTGCACCCAGGCGATCTCACTGCCATGCAGCGCGTCGGTCACATGGTTGAGCGTATCGCCGACGATGCCGTAGCAACGACGGACGCCGGCCTGCTGCAGGGTGTCCACCACAATCTCTGCCACGCGCTTGCTCATCGGATACATCCTCGAACGGGGGAACGTACGAGGCTAGACCCGGCGAGGTGATGTCTCCGTGGGCATCGTCCGGCCGATCCGCTACATTGCCGGCAGTTGCCACGGGATCGATCATGCAGCTCATCGTGCACCACGCGGCACAGCGCCAGATCCTGGACTACCACGAGCTGCAATGGCTCAGGTCGCTCGACGCGGCCCAGCATCCGCACCTGTCCCAGCTGCTGCAGCAGCCGCGTGGAAGCTTCAACGCGCCGCAGCTCGCCGATGCAGTGGACGAAGTGCTGGCCTGCCTGGCCGCAGTAGGCGATGACACGGTCCAGCGCCGAAGCGGCCTTCGCCTGTTGCTGGCGTTTGCCGCAGCCCATCACGCAGGCCAGGCCGCAACCTGGCAGATCCGTTGACCGGCACCGCGACCGATATGGCATTCGATCTTCATCTCGACGATGGCCCCGGCCCGGGCCGGCACGCCTGGATCGCGCCTGACGAACAGGCCCTCCTCAGCGCCGGCACGCGGCGGTACCCGCAGTTGTGCCGGTTGATGCAGGACGTCCATGGGCGGCAGGAGATATCGCCGGAACAGTCGCAGGCGCTCGTGCAGGAGATCATCGGCCGCCTCCTCGAGGAGCCGCTGGGCGCGGACTCCCCCCTGGCAGCGGCAGGTCTGCGCCTGTTGCTGCTGTTCGACCAGGCCCGTCGCCAGGGCGCCACCATCCATTGCTGCGGCGATTGACCCCGGGCCTTCAGTCGTTGACGTTGATCCAGCCCTCAACCACGCCCTGTTTCGGGTTGCGGTAGCGCAGCTTCACCCAGCCGTCCCGCTCATCCAGCATCTCCACGCGATCGCCCTGCAGCAGATAGCGCCGGGTACTTGCAGCACCGGGGCGTTCAAACAGGAACAGGCGCGCGGGCAGCACCGTGGCCTGCTGGCCGCGCAGCGGTTCGCCACTGGCCGGTGCGCTCAATCCATCGCCGATGGCGCTTTCCAGCACGCCGCCGGCAGCATCGTGGGTGCGCCAGACCGCCAGCGGGCCGTTCTCGTCGCTGCGATCCGGCTGCAGCGCGGCGTTCAACGTGTCGCCCAGCTGCAGCACGTCCTCGGAGCGGTACAGATAGAGCTGCGTGCCGCTGAACCGGTACTGGTCGGTGTACCACATCGGCCCGCTGCGGCAGCTGCTGGTCAGCGTGCGCGTGGCCGCATCAACGGTCAGGCCCATCAGGCCGCCGCAGTTGTCACGCCCGTGGGTTTCAGCCTGCAGCGCGCGGAAACCGCCGCTGGTCGGGTCGAACCGATACACCGCCACGGCTTCATTGACCATGCCCACCGGCGCGCGCGCGACCAGTTCCGGCAGCCCATCGAAATCCACGTCTTCGGCGGACAGCCGCGACTTGCCATCGGCATCGGCGGCGCCCGGCAGGGTCAGGCGCCTGCCCGGAGGCGAAAGCAGGACGGCGATGCGGCCGTCCTCCGTCGCCTCGGCCTGAACGTGAACGCCGGGCGCGGCCTCGAACCGCAGCGGCGCATCGTCGCCGGCCGCCTGTGCCGCCCCCGGCAGCAGGTTCGCCAGCAGGCCTGCCAGCAGCAGGCCAGGCACAGGATCCCTGTGTTTCATCGTCGTTCCCTGCGGCGCCACCGTGGCGCCTCCAGGTCAGAACGATACGTCAACCGCCTGCCGCGACCACAGCACTGACTGGTGCTTTGTCTGCTGTTTCCAGGCCAGCCGGATCGCTTCGATGTCGGCGCGACGCTGCGGGGTGTCCGCGTGCAGCACCACCAGCACCTTGGTACGCAGGCGGTTGGGCGCGGCATCGCCACGGAACAGCCACTGCCCGTAGGCATCGAACACGGTCAGGCCATCCGGAAAGCGCGGGGTCACTTCCTTGTCCAGGAAGCTGCGCCACTGCGCTTCGCTGATCGTGTCCGCCTGCGGCCGGTCACCCGCGCCCTGCTCTTCACCCACGCCGAAGTACAGCTCGCTGCGCACCCAGCCGTGGCCGCTGGACGGGCGCGCGGCATCGCCCTTCAGCTCGGCGGTGGTGGCATAGGCGCTGGGTGCCTGCGAGGACAGGCTGGCGCAGCCGCTGGTGGCCAGCAACGCGGCAAGGACGAGACCAAGGTGTTTCATTGGTACAGCTCCGGGGAAGGGGGACAAGGCGAGCCGGCAGCGTACAGCGCCACCGGCCCGGCGTGCTGATGCCGGCGCGGTATCAGCTCATGCCGCACCGGCAGGGGCTTGCATCGGCATCGGTCATCACGCGAAGATAATATATCGCTTCATCCGGATGGATGTAAGTGAAACCATCTCCCCCCCTTCCCCGTCGTCGTTGTTGCTGGAGCCCCCATGTCCGTCCGCCTGCCCGCGTCGCCGCTCGGCGTCGCCATCGCCCTCGTGCTTTCCTCCACCGCCGTCCCGGTCCTGGCCCAGGACGCCACCAACCTCGACACCGTGATCGTCACCGGCACCCGTGCCGCCGACCGCACCGTGCTCGAATCCACCTCGCCGGTGGATGTGCTCAGTGCCGAGGACATCCGCAAGGCCGGCGTGGTCAACGGCGAGCTGGGCAGTGCGCTGCAGGCATTGCTGCCGTCGTTCAATTTCCCGCGCCAGTCCAACTCCGGCGGCGCCGACCATGTGCGCGCGGCGCAGCTGCGTGGCCTGTCGCCAGACCAGGTGCTGGTACTGGTCAACGGCAAGCGCCGCCACCACACCGCGCTGGTCAACACCGACAGCAAGATCGGCAAGGGCACCACCCCGGTCGACTTCAATTCGATCCCGGTCAGCGCCATCAAGCGCATCGAAGTGCTGCGCGACGGTGCCGGCGCGCTGTACGGCTCCGATGCGGTGGCCGGCGTGATCAACGTGATCCTGGACAACGGCGGCGACGGTGGCGAGATCGAAGCCAGCTACGGCGCCAACCACACCGATCTGAAGCCGATCGGGCGCACCCTGACCGATGGCCAGGCCGGCAACCTCAGCGCCAAGGTCGGCACCGCGCTGGGTGAGGACGGCGGCTTCCTGCGCGTGGGCCTGGAGTACAAGAAGCGCAATGGCACCAACCGCGCCGGCTTCGACCTGATTCCGCCGTGGGACCAGACCGAGGCCAATCTGGCCCTGCAGGGCAAGCGCAACTATGTGCTCGGTGATGGGGCCAGCAAGGACATCAACCTGTGGCTGAACACCGAAATCCCGGTCGGCAAGACCGCCACGTTCTACGCGTTCGGCACCTTCAACCAGCGGGATACCGAAGGCGCGAACTACTTCCGCTATCCCGATGGCGATGCCAACTGGAAGGAGGTCTATCCCAACGGTTACCGGCCGATCTCCGAAGGCGAGAACCGCGATGTGCAGGCCGTGGCCGGCCTGCGCGGCCAATGGGGCGAGTGGAGCTATGACGGCAGCCTGGATTACGGCCAGAACGACTTCACCTACCGCCTGCGGGATTCGCTCAACGCCTCGCTGGGCCCGACCAGCCCGACCCGCTTCAAGACCGCTGATTACCAGTACGCACAGACGGTGGGCAACCTCGACCTGAGCCGCGTGTTCTCGCAGAGCGACAGCATCAGCCACACCCTGGGACTGGGCGCGGAAGTGCGCCACGAGCGCTACCAGACCCGTCCGGGTGATCCGTCCAGCTATGCGGCCGGCCCGTACACCGATCGCCCGACCGGCTCGCAGGCCGGCGGTGGCCTGACCCCGCAGGATGCGGCCACCCTGTCGCGCGATGTGGCCAGTGCCTACGCCAGCCTGTCCAGCCAGTTCGGCGAGAAATTCTCCACCGATCTGGCCGCGCGCTACGAGCACAACGACGATTTCGGTGGCGAGCTGACCGGCAAGCTGGGCCTGCGCTACGCGTTCACCCCGGCCTTCGCGCTGCGCGGTGCCATCTCCAACAACTTCCGCGCACCGTCGCTGGCGCAGATCGGTTACGAATCCACCTCCACCGGCTACAACGCCGCCGGCCAGCTGGTGCAGGGTCGCCTGCTGTCGGTGAACAATCCCATTGCCCGTGGCCTGGGCGCGCAGGGCCTGAAGCCGGAAAAATCGCTGAACACCTCGCTGGGCTTCACCAGCCGCATCGGCGAACACTTCGACCTGTCGCTGGACTTCTTCCAGATCGACATCGACGACCGCATCGCGCTGTCGGAGAGCATCACCGGCGATGCACTGACCGATTACGTGGCGACCAACTACGGCGTCAGCGGCCTGCAGAGCGCCAGTTTCTTCGTCAACGCCGCCGACACCCGCACCCGCGGTGCCGAACTGGTGGGCAACTGGCGCCAGTCGCTGGGCGATGGCCAGCTGCTGCTGACCGGCACCTATGCGTATACCAGGACCACACTGAAGAACGTGCTGGCCACGCCCGCGCAGCTGCAGGCGCTCGACCCGGACTACGTGCTGTTCGGCATCGAAGAGACCAATACCCTCACCGATGCCACCCCGCGCACCCGCGGCAGTTTCTCGGCCAGCTGGAGCAACGACCGCTGGTCGCTGAGCAGCCGCGTGAACCGCTACGGCAGCGTCACCCGCGTGTTCAACTTCGGCGATGGCTACATCCCGCGCCAGACCTACCAGGCCGAGTGGCAGCTGGATGCCGAAGTGGAATACCGGATCAGCCCGCAGTGGAGCGTGGCCATCGGCGGACAGAACCTGACCGAC from Stenotrophomonas sp. 704A1 includes these protein-coding regions:
- a CDS encoding DUF3574 domain-containing protein, with translation MKHLGLVLAALLATSGCASLSSQAPSAYATTAELKGDAARPSSGHGWVRSELYFGVGEEQGAGDRPQADTISEAQWRSFLDKEVTPRFPDGLTVFDAYGQWLFRGDAAPNRLRTKVLVVLHADTPQRRADIEAIRLAWKQQTKHQSVLWSRQAVDVSF
- a CDS encoding TonB-dependent receptor plug domain-containing protein, which encodes MSVRLPASPLGVAIALVLSSTAVPVLAQDATNLDTVIVTGTRAADRTVLESTSPVDVLSAEDIRKAGVVNGELGSALQALLPSFNFPRQSNSGGADHVRAAQLRGLSPDQVLVLVNGKRRHHTALVNTDSKIGKGTTPVDFNSIPVSAIKRIEVLRDGAGALYGSDAVAGVINVILDNGGDGGEIEASYGANHTDLKPIGRTLTDGQAGNLSAKVGTALGEDGGFLRVGLEYKKRNGTNRAGFDLIPPWDQTEANLALQGKRNYVLGDGASKDINLWLNTEIPVGKTATFYAFGTFNQRDTEGANYFRYPDGDANWKEVYPNGYRPISEGENRDVQAVAGLRGQWGEWSYDGSLDYGQNDFTYRLRDSLNASLGPTSPTRFKTADYQYAQTVGNLDLSRVFSQSDSISHTLGLGAEVRHERYQTRPGDPSSYAAGPYTDRPTGSQAGGGLTPQDAATLSRDVASAYASLSSQFGEKFSTDLAARYEHNDDFGGELTGKLGLRYAFTPAFALRGAISNNFRAPSLAQIGYESTSTGYNAAGQLVQGRLLSVNNPIARGLGAQGLKPEKSLNTSLGFTSRIGEHFDLSLDFFQIDIDDRIALSESITGDALTDYVATNYGVSGLQSASFFVNAADTRTRGAELVGNWRQSLGDGQLLLTGTYAYTRTTLKNVLATPAQLQALDPDYVLFGIEETNTLTDATPRTRGSFSASWSNDRWSLSSRVNRYGSVTRVFNFGDGYIPRQTYQAEWQLDAEVEYRISPQWSVAIGGQNLTDNYPDRSNEDIHYFGNLPYDVLSPIGSNGAYYYGRVRYTF
- a CDS encoding thiamine pyrophosphate-dependent enzyme, giving the protein MSKRVAEIVVDTLQQAGVRRCYGIVGDTLNHVTDALHGSEIAWVHVRHEEVAAFAAGADSLVSGELTACAGSCGPGGLHFINGIFESNRNRAPMVLIASQVVTSELGMEFPQEVDFKAVYGCCTVFCEQVHSPAQARRVVALACQAAISRRGVAVVILPADISEAEVKHDVPFSVHYTQPVLRPSDAELQQIAELLGQGKRVGIYAGAGCQGAHAQLLELARRLQAPVAHTSRAKDFVEPDNPYNMGMTGIFGIESGFHTLMECDTLLLLGADFAWGQFYPDKATIIQVDRDGSHLGRRHPVNLGVVGDIAPTLDALLPMLPPREDSSFLDECIERRDKALKKREQEEQPGEGELIHPQHLTALLSKYATDDALFTADGGSPMVWVLRHVRVNGRRRTLTSLLHGTMANAMPQALGLQKAFPGRQVISLSGDGGLAMLLGDLLTAVQENLPIKVVVFNNGSLNFVELEQKVEGLLDNYTDLKNPDFGRLAEVIGFHGRTVTRSEDLEDAVQDFLAQRGPALLDVHTSRAELVMPPQIEAKQVAGTALYAAKAVLNGRFDDVKHLLVDNFLKK
- a CDS encoding SH3 domain-containing protein, translated to MKHRDPVPGLLLAGLLANLLPGAAQAAGDDAPLRFEAAPGVHVQAEATEDGRIAVLLSPPGRRLTLPGAADADGKSRLSAEDVDFDGLPELVARAPVGMVNEAVAVYRFDPTSGGFRALQAETHGRDNCGGLMGLTVDAATRTLTSSCRSGPMWYTDQYRFSGTQLYLYRSEDVLQLGDTLNAALQPDRSDENGPLAVWRTHDAAGGVLESAIGDGLSAPASGEPLRGQQATVLPARLFLFERPGAASTRRYLLQGDRVEMLDERDGWVKLRYRNPKQGVVEGWINVND
- a CDS encoding glutathione S-transferase, with the translated sequence MQYALYYWTGIQGRGEFVRLALEDAGADYIDMARVHGDAVIQPFLDGSSEGPRPFAPPFLKAGRQVIAQVAAILDFLGPTLDLVPQAASRRMQALQLQLTIADLVAEVHDTHHPIAASKYYEDQKSEASARAASLRSERLPKYLGYFEQVLAANGGRHALREHSYVDLSLFQLLSGLDYMFPRRMQALAPTLPLLRAVQERVAKRPTIAAYLASKRRLPFNTQGIFRHYPELDSER